The sequence TCGGCAACCTGCTCCGGGGGCTTCCCATGAACCAGGAGGGATGGTTCTCGCTTCCGCTCTTCACGGACTTCACGGCCAGCGGCGAGGTTGGGATCCTGGACTGGTACACCGTGCTCGTGGGAGTGTTCGCGCTCCTCGCCATCGTTGGGCACGGCGGGACGTACCTGGCGTGGAAGACGGACGGGACGGTTCACGCGCGCAGCCGAACCGCCGCGACCTGGTGCTACGCCACCGTAGCGGTGCTGTGGCCGATTGTCACAGCGGCCACGGCGGCCGTGAATGCGACCCTATACGAGGCCCTGTCAAGCCGGCCACTGGCCTGGCTTGCCTTGGCCGCTGCGCTCGGCGGAATCGTCTCCGTCGTGCTCGGCCTGCGTGGCCATCGGCCGCTTCAGGCATTTCTCGGGTCGAGCGCGTTCCTCGGGGGCTTGCTCGGCGCGACAGCGGCGCTCGTGTTCCCGGTAATGTTGCGCGCGACAAGCGGCGACGACCTCTCGCTGACGGCCTACAACAGCGCGGTGCCTCCAGCGAGCCTCCGCATCGCGCTCGGGTGGTGGGTCATCGCGGCGCCGCTCGCCGTGGTGTACTTC is a genomic window of Luteitalea sp. containing:
- the cydB gene encoding cytochrome d ubiquinol oxidase subunit II; amino-acid sequence: MIELWFAIAALMLATYVVLDGFDFGAGALHLFVAKSDQERRQVLAAIGPFWDGNEVWLLATGGVLFVAFPKVLAAGLSGFYFAIFLVLWTLILRGIAIEFRSHIEQPLWRAAWDVVFGVASALLPVLFGAALGNLLRGLPMNQEGWFSLPLFTDFTASGEVGILDWYTVLVGVFALLAIVGHGGTYLAWKTDGTVHARSRTAATWCYATVAVLWPIVTAATAAVNATLYEALSSRPLAWLALAAALGGIVSVVLGLRGHRPLQAFLGSSAFLGGLLGATAALVFPVMLRATSGDDLSLTAYNSAVPPASLRIALGWWVIAAPLAVVYFVVLFRIHRGKAIAPRQGEGY